In Streptomyces venezuelae, the sequence AGGAAGGTGCCGGGGCGTTCGGCTGCCAGCTTGCGGTAGAGCCCGACGGGGGTGTCCCCGTCGGCCAGCAGCTTGCGGCTCACGGGGATGACGCGGCGGTCGGCCGCGAGCTTGCGGAACGTCTCAAGATCCATTTCGGGGGACCCTACCTAGTCGGCTGCGCGGAGGAGGACATCTTCGTCGAAACAGGTGCGTGCCCCGGTGTGGCAGGCCGCTCCGACCTGGTCGACCCGGACGAGCACGGTGTCGGCATCGCAGTCGAGCGCGACGGACTTCACGTGCTGGAAGTGGCCGGAGGTGTCCCCCTTCACCCAGTACTCCTGGCGGCTGCGGGACCAGTAGGTGCAGCGGCCGGTGGTCAGGGTGCGGTGCAGGGCCTCGTCGTCCATCCAGCCGAGCATGAGCACCTCACCGGTGTCGTACTGCTGGGCGATGGCCGGGACCAGCCCGTCCGCGGAGCGCTTGAGGCGCGCGGCGATGGCGGGGTCGAGGTTGCCGGGGCGGGGGGACGTACTCATGGAGCCATTGTGCCGGGCGTGGGTGGGCGGAATGATCCATGTCCGCCTGATGAGCGGGTGCCGGGTGCCTTCCGGCCGTAGGCTGGCCCGCATGTCTACCCATGCGAAGCGTGAACGCCTGCTCCTGGCGGATCTGTTGGAGGCGGCCGGTCCGGAGGCCCCCACGCTGTGCGCCGGCTGGACCTGTCGCGAGCTGGCCGCGCACGTGGTGGTCCGCGAGCGGCGGCCCGACGCGGCGGGCGGCCTGCTGCTGAACGTGCTGAAGGCCCGCCTGGACAAGGCGATGGAGGAGTACACGGCCAAGCCGTACGAGGAACTGATCCAGCTGATCAGGACCGGCCCGCCGAGGATGTCGGTGTACGCCCTGAAGCAGATCGACGAGGCGGCGAACGCGGTCGAGTTCTACGTCCACGCGGAGGACGTCCGCCGGGCGCAGCCGGACTGGTCCCCGCGGGACGTCGACCCGGTGTTCTCCGACGCGCTGTGGTCCCGGCTGGAGAAGCTGGCGCGCCTGACGGGGCGCCGGTCGCCGGTGGGCCTGGTGCTGAGGCGTCCCGACGGGCGGACGGTGGTGGCCCGCAAGGGCGCGCCGGTGGTGACGGTGACGGGCGAGCCGGCGGAGCTGACGCTGTTCTGCTTCGGCCGTCAGGCGGCGGCGTCGGTGTCGCTGGACGGTGACAGCTCGGCCGTCGCCAAGCTGACGGTGGCCGAACTGGGGCTGTGACCTGACCGGTCGAAGCCGGTACGGGTGCCCTGGCCGGGCGGGGTTGGCGGCGCCGCCCGACCGTGCTCTCGGGGCGCTGCCCCTCTGCCCCCGGGGTCGGGCCGGTGGCCGCCGTTGCCCTGGCCGGGGGTCTTGAAGCGCTGCCCCTTTGCCCCGGGGTCGGGCCGGTGGCCGCTGGTGCTCTGGCCGGCCGGTCTTGGGGTGGTGGCCCTTCGTTCCCGGGTGCGGGTCGGTGGCCGCGCCTCAAGCGCCGGCGGGGCTGGGGTGGGCCGCCCGGCCGTGGTGGGGGTGCGGCGCCGCCGGCGGGTGTCTCCTCGGCTCGCGCGGTACCCGGTGTCTCGGCTGTACCCGGCGGTACGCGCTCGTCCTGCGGGGACACCCCCCACCGTCCCCACACCCCCACCACGGCCGGGCGGCCGGGAAGCGCGGGGTGGGGACACTCCGGGGGCTCCCCGCAGGACGAGCGCGCAACCCAGGTGGCACGGCTGGACCACGGCCGCAGGCGCGAGCCGAGGAGAGCCCCCGGAGGGGCAACACCCCACACCCCCGACGGACCGAACCCCGCCCAGGACGAACCACCCCAGCCCCGCCGGCGCTTGAGGCGCGGCCACCGGGCCCACACCCGGAAAAGAACCCGCACCACCCGGCGGCCAGGGCAGCGGCTCGGACCCGCTTACCGCCCGGCCAGGGCAGCGGCCCGGCCAGGGCCACGGCCCGGACCCGTTC encodes:
- the hisI gene encoding phosphoribosyl-AMP cyclohydrolase, which produces MSTSPRPGNLDPAIAARLKRSADGLVPAIAQQYDTGEVLMLGWMDDEALHRTLTTGRCTYWSRSRQEYWVKGDTSGHFQHVKSVALDCDADTVLVRVDQVGAACHTGARTCFDEDVLLRAAD
- a CDS encoding TIGR03085 family metal-binding protein, whose translation is MSTHAKRERLLLADLLEAAGPEAPTLCAGWTCRELAAHVVVRERRPDAAGGLLLNVLKARLDKAMEEYTAKPYEELIQLIRTGPPRMSVYALKQIDEAANAVEFYVHAEDVRRAQPDWSPRDVDPVFSDALWSRLEKLARLTGRRSPVGLVLRRPDGRTVVARKGAPVVTVTGEPAELTLFCFGRQAAASVSLDGDSSAVAKLTVAELGL